Genomic window (Nymphaea colorata isolate Beijing-Zhang1983 chromosome 1, ASM883128v2, whole genome shotgun sequence):
GTTTTTCTGAATCTCTAAAATTTCTTGTGTTATCGAAGAATAGTTTGTTTGATACAGATTTTTTGTCGTAGAGTTTGCATATATTTATAACCAATTTCAATACTCGATACTCGGGTCAGTGACCAGAACCGCTTTGTTTTCCTAAACTTGAGGGCCCTTGACAGCACTCAGCCCGGTAAAGTGATCGACGTACATATGGTTGTCACTGAGTTGAATCCAGAGAACTTTGTGTGGAATGGATCCAAACGTTATCAAGAAAAGGGTCATGCTGAATGCTGCTGTCCCATATTATTTCATAATGCGCGTCCGATGGCAGACCAGGATGGCCCTGACCTTTTTGCCTTTGCATAATCTTGTCGCTTCCCGAGATCGTTGAGCTTCCGCATGGACCGTCGGAGTTCTATGCTCTTGTACCAagccagtggtggagccaagatttttcatcCGTAGGGCACTTGCATTGGCAACACAACTTTGCGGTAGgcatttcataaaatttttaaatttttgagtCATAACAATGTGAAATGAACAcaatataatgaaattttttatggattggcgtgggcagtggcccacccaAACCAACGAGCAGCTCCACTACTGCACCAAGCAACGGTTTGTCATACCAAACAGGATAACTTAACACAGTGATCAATTACAGATTGTAGACCCAAAGAAAACATAAGTTTACTTGGGACATGTCAAGTTTAAACATATAACAAGAGTAGTAGAAAGCATAAGTTTACTTGGGATATGTCAATTTTCacatagtttatatatatatatataattgtgtgtgtgtatatgtatatgtgtatctGTGTGCATGTATAAATGTGTACAGAGGCTTGAACGACGAAAATCCGAGTGCGGAACTGAGTAAGTCTTGATCATAGAGGCCTACCAAATACTTGTACTTGGTGAAATTGGATCTGACAAAGACTGAGATTTATATATGGTTCCCAGATTGATCAAATTGATTGACATAAAACCTTGATGAAACTCGGGTCGAAATACAAAATGTACATTGAAACTCCGGCCGCCTGAGTTTAACCGATCTCAAAATTATTCAGTTTAGATTTGCAATATTATCAGACCCGGGTCCACTGGCACTGTCCACGTACGCTACGGAAACAGTTGCAAACTTGGCTACAAACTAAGTCTAAAGTTTTGAACTTTAAGGAATCCAATTCAACACGGGCTTTGTATTAGTACTTGTTTTGATAAATTACGCAGAATGATTAGTGATGTTATTAGCTAATTCATTCCATTGTTTCTGTAAATGATATTCTTTCACAGGAAGTCAGGGTTTGCTCCTTCCATCAATTCTTCATCGGAAATGGTAGGTCTTAGTTATCTTCTTAAATTCAACCAAAGTTGATCTTCAGCTGACAGAGCTTTAAATGTCACACGTTCTCTTCCTTTATAAGTAAATAATCTTCGTTTACGTGTGTGACTGCCTACgtgtatgcgtgtgtgtgtgagagagacagagatgtTGGCGCCAATTATGAAAATTACGGGATTCTTGAGGCAGAAACCACAGGTGCAATTGAGTATTTGAATATGTTTGCCAAGACTTACATATTCGggccaaacatcaaaataacgttttctcttccttcctttcctAATTTTCTTCTGAAAGAATTGTGTTTAATTGTTcatcaaattttcattggtCACAAGGAGTCGGTGTTTTGAAAACTTTCTCACTCATTGTATTCACATGATACAAACTCAGTTTTCAGCTGACAAATGGTGTGGCCCATATTGTACAGGTATCAGATTTAAATTTTATAcaaactctatatatatatatatatatatatatatatatatatatataaagagagagagagagagagagagagagagagagaaagatgagtAGGATAGTCAGTTGGTCCGCCTGCTAAAAAGTAGAGATTAAATAAAATTACTATTACACTGCAACATAAgaatggttgttttttttttttagtcatgaGCTATTCCGGAGGTAGTTAATTAATCCTCTCATATGATGAATTGTTCATTTAACTGAAAAGTCTATATATTTATGCCAAAAGTGGCGTCCTTTTCACCATGAATGTCCATCACTCTCCAATTAAGAAGATTAGTTGGAAACTCAACTGGAAGTCAGTGTTCTATTGGCATCAAACCAACAGATCAAGACAGATAAATGAAGTTTGCTTGTCGTATGGTCTTTGTTAAGTTGATTTTTACGGTAACAACGACTATACCACACTGAAGATAAGGTCGTTGCAAATATGGCAACTGTTTCCATCTCGCGGAGTTCTTAACCGTTCTTATTTTTCCAAGATAATCCTGGTTTCTATGGGGCAATCTGGTTATCCGGATATGAAGATTGATTGTTGGCTACGTAAGTCCCTGCTTGTTAACCTGTCTTATATATCTTAATGACATCAGAATTGAATCTGAGTTTTGTTTTCTAGAGATCGCATTGCCCGTCTTGGATGGACGACGTACTATTGATCTGTCACCACCTTGTACTGCTATTATTTAAAGAGAAATTTATTTGGCTCATTAAAAAGTAGCGTGCAGCTGAAAATTAATGCTTTCATTAAGCATGTGCTCTAATACTATGTATCTAGAGCACATATCATGAGTGATAATTTTATGAGTAGAAAAGGAAATACAATTTCTGGTCCACATGACATGCAAATTCACCTCCTTCCTCCTTGCCTTTAAGGTGTAGGAATGCTTCGGGACTTGGGTAGATTTACTGGATACCTTTCAACTGGAGTGATACCTTTCAACTGGAATGTTGCGCATGCCACTGTTGGCGGCCCAAAAAAATAGCACctatcaaaattaaacaaggGATATGTTGTCTCTACTCGCCTCTTAGACAAACCAGTTATGCTTTATCCCTTGGAGCGCAAGTTCTGGTCCTTTGAGAGTCCTTTTTGTAATATTAAGATAATGCATGGCattaacatgttttttatgtgaTTTGAGTTGTTTAttaaaatagaaattaaaaagaaaacgcaAATCTTTCAATTTGGAAAACGTTGCTTGAATCTTTTTCCAAGGTGTAGtttgtaagattttttttttttttgaagtttggaaattgtgttggatttggaccagtgcctttcttttttttaagtagtCAGATTCCCCAAGAATGCTTTTCAAATCTGGGTTTCTATTCAGTTGGATATCTAACTTGGATCCCAATCAAACCGATGCCTGCTTTTCAATTTCACATCTCATAAATCGAATGTTTTCCTTGTAATAATGcacataaaatttcaaaactacCGTACAATAATGGGAGGAATGCATCCTGTAACAATTCAATGATAAGAACTATGCTGCGTTAATGTCACGATAACaagtatgaaaaaatatttttcttcatcctcACGATTAGTTGCTCGTTTGTGAAGTATAATCTTCGTCTTTCgaatttattcattttcttatatttggAAAAAATTCCAGATTCATGGGAAGTGAACCCGGAATTTCTCGACCGCAATGAAGTTGCGGTTTGATCACAAAGCGGTTTAGAAAGCATTTGGATCAGAACCTCTGTCCACAGATGTGTGGATCCGAAGTGGACCCGAAATAATGATGAAGGATGGCCGGCGGTCAGGCGAGTGAGTGACCGTCGAGGAAAGGGGTTCCCCGTCGCCGGTGCACCCACCTCCTCACAGTTGGCCACGTGTCCTTGACCACCGCTTGTTAAGCCTTTCGACACGAGCAACCTCACATGCAGCGCCTGACGCGATCACATGCGTGCGGGCCCCACAGAAAACTCTTATTATGAAAAAGCCCATAATTTCCAttcgctttttttttcttaaaaataattaaaaaaagggaaaaaaaaaggaagaaaagagtgAGAAAACCTCTACGCCAAGCAACACCGATACCCCggctttttcccctttttttttttttctctcccctttatctcttttcttttcaccGTCGCTTTTAATCCAAGTAAAAACGAGAAAGGAATGATGAGTAAGGTCGTATGGCCAATAAAGCCCCCGGATCTTTCCCAATTGACATTTATTTCCCTGGTTGTGGTGGGTGCATTGCTAGGCTGCAACGGACTCGGGTTGGTTCTAAGCCGTCTTCGAGTCGCAGTGTGGACTTATAGACTTTTCTGACTCATTGAGCCAGCCGAGCAGAGACTAGGTTAGAGACACCGTGAATCATGCCCCTAATCAGGCCAGACCTTCGACCTTGGCCCGAAGGTTCGGCAGGCGAGAGCGACCTGTGATGGGCATGATGACAAGAGAAGAATTTGGTTGGGCTCGGCCGGGTTCCTGGCACGTACCACAAGTCAAACATGAGGTCCGTGAAATACTCGGCTTGGAGTTACACCAGGTTGGACCGAGTGGGGTTCGGCGAAGGCCTTGGATGCCATTGTTGTGGACAACGCAGGGCTTGTCATTATGCGCGAGGTTTCCACTGCTTGAAAACGGAGGTCGTGTCCTAATGtaaagggtaaaatggtcaacCAAAAAATACAGGACACGTTGATGTTATGGATATTTTAATGTCCGAAATCGCTTCACATAGACGAGAATGACGATATTCTCCTCAGGGGCAGAAGCGTCAACTCAGTAACTGGTCGTGGAGGCCACAATCCGGCCTTTGCGATCGAGCAAGCGAGCTCTTCACGTCTTGACTCTAGGGGTCTCAAAGGTCATTCTCTGAGAAGATGGAGGACATGTGCGCCATTCCGGAGGACATAGCTGACGTCGCCACGAAAGGCGGGGCCCGCTTGGTCACCATTGGGGGCAATCAGGTCTCCGGGTCCCACGCCGCAACGCGCTGTCCGGGCCTGCCTGAGGAGCGACCGGGTCCCCCCTGGTGCCACGTGGCGCACTCTAACATGGTGACAAGGCGGTAAGTCCTCCACGTGGGACCATTCGCTTGAGGGAAAAAAGGGCACCAATCTCCTCCTCGTTGGCAACGTGGCAAGATCCGGGCCGTTGGAAGCCGACCAAGTCGAGCTGTAAGCGCGGTGGGGGAACGtgcgtttttattttttaaacaaagaaaaagtgaaaaaaatccTAGCGCAATTGCCGAGGGCCGAGTAGAGAAAAGCGCAAAAACAAAAGGGTTAAaatcattttctgaaaaatcagGACATAAGGAGAGAGGGTGACGGAGTCGAGCTGTAAAACTAACGCACGATTATAAGCGACAAACCAGGGTGATAAATTACAATCATGTCCTTAATTTCAGTTATCGATACCAAAAATAACTTCCCTTCTAGTTTTTCCATTGTGGTGTCCGGGCCTATCGAGTAGTTTGGTCGTTAGAAGACAAGGTCTTCCGGTtgttctcttttatttattttattgtatacaATTTAAGTAAGAGATAATgtaaatatatgaatttttattttaaatgaaaatgagaaatcaatttGACAATGCTTAAACGCATTTACTGTTGCATCATTAAACACACGCGATCATAataatgtatatacatatattttttgaaataagtGAGCTGGGATTAGGCAGGGAGACTCAACTGAATGAAGCAGCGTCTCGGAATGAGAGAAGGGCATATTCGTAGTTAAACGAGAAGGTGGCGCCATTTACTGATGCCCAACAATTATGGTGacatttttttctgctttttaacatatttttcttgaccctctctttttttgtttatttaatttttaaaattttttctcgCTCTCATAAGATGCCTCTCGAGTCTCCACCTTCATTCCCCACCATTTTAGCTGTCCTTGTCTTCCACCCCTCaccttccttttctctctctctctctttctctcccctgTGTCTCGCTCTTCCTTCTCAAATAAACCCTATCAGAACCCTCATTTCTGCACTGATTTCTTTCTCCTGAGAGCTCTCAGGTAGCGGATTCTTCAGGGACTCTTGAAACGGAATGGATGAGCCGGAGTTTCTCCAGGCAGGAGGTTTCCGAGCAGGGGTACCTCAATTCTCGCCGGAGAGGAAGGTCTGCGACTTCAAGAATGTCGATTTCTTCCCTATCGAAGACCTACTCGACTTTTCCAACGAGGATGTCTCTGGGGGCCTGGAGACTGGCGGGGGCAATTCTACCGACTCCTCCACGATCACCGCTGGGGAGACTGCCGGTAGCTGCAACTCGTCCTTCTCCGGCGACTGCGGTTATTTTGGAGACTCCAACTTTGCCGGGGAAATTTGCGTTCCTGTAAGCAATTGTTTTTGTCTTGCTTTGTGCGCAAAGCTAGGAGGAGTTTTTGTCTGATTATGTATGCTGGGGGTTTCTATTTCTTTGGACAGTATGATGATCTAGCTGAGTTGGAGTGGGTTTCCAACTTCATGGAGGACTCGTTCTCCAGCGAGGACTTGGAGAAGCTTCAGATAATCTCGGGGGCAAAGTCTGGGAACGAGGCCCCAGGTGCGACGGAGAGTAAGTTCTCAGCCGCCGGCGACTCGTCGCCGCCGGTCGAGGTCGCGCGTTCAAACCCGAGCTTCAACCCGGATGCACCAGTGCCAGCCCGGGCGCGGAGCAAACGCCCCCGATCGGCCGCGTGCAACTGGACGTCTCGGCTCGCGGCGCTCTCGCCGATGTCTTCTTCGTCGGAATCAACCGAAACGATGCTGCCTGCTCGGAAGCTTCCAAAGGAATCGGGGAAACCAGCGAAGAGAAGGGACGTCGTCGAGCACCCGGAGGGCCGGAAATGCCTGCATTGCGCGACGGACAAGACTCCGCAGTGGCGAACTGGTCCGATGGGCCCCAAGACGCTCTGCAACGCCTGCGGCGTCCGGTACAAGTCGGGCAGGCTCGTGCCGGAGTACCGCCCCGCCGCTAGCCCGAC
Coding sequences:
- the LOC116247606 gene encoding GATA transcription factor 9-like, with translation MDEPEFLQAGGFRAGVPQFSPERKVCDFKNVDFFPIEDLLDFSNEDVSGGLETGGGNSTDSSTITAGETAGSCNSSFSGDCGYFGDSNFAGEICVPYDDLAELEWVSNFMEDSFSSEDLEKLQIISGAKSGNEAPGATESKFSAAGDSSPPVEVARSNPSFNPDAPVPARARSKRPRSAACNWTSRLAALSPMSSSSESTETMLPARKLPKESGKPAKRRDVVEHPEGRKCLHCATDKTPQWRTGPMGPKTLCNACGVRYKSGRLVPEYRPAASPTFVLTKHSNSHRKVLELRRQKEMQRSQQQFLQQAGGVFNLSAGNDAGDEYLIQTGPGFRHLI